A portion of the Drosophila sechellia strain sech25 chromosome 2R, ASM438219v1, whole genome shotgun sequence genome contains these proteins:
- the LOC6615540 gene encoding E3 ubiquitin-protein ligase MYLIP-A, with protein MWCIVNLPNGTQQAVKWDPKANGQECLEKVCRAMNIICEMEYFGLEHWTPNQKESQTRQWINLRNRLSGDSGSSGSGIQLMLALRVKFWVPVHFILQESVRNLFYMQARRDLLEGRLTAPDWSGAAKLAALLCQADGLRFNESSLKADCPMRMRRELAQQQQQQQQQAQQHRLEQQRKEKEHVLSFKKRRLSKQKSMEHIEVCTLPAASTTSCSLQPSPSASASASASASASTSACSQTHSNSSSSSPSNSSSQTGLDERLASNPLRVYEEYFMQPGCEGEPPADYLRQIAVEHGKLAKLQMSLKTAKYWLLKSIQDLEGYGEELFSGVTTNESATRCDIAVGAHGITVCRGGEKQSIPFGAIAAAKSLRRTFKLEYVDDHNDRKELEIKLPKQPIAAGLYRSITERHAFYVCDKVRGVVTNQFTRDLKGTIASMFMENTELGKRYVFDIQHTCREVHDQARRTLHERGGDLVAEGAEGCSAVAGGLGASAGGEPGVSPWAMALTTGAGGSMAGKIDLALREKEAREAAIERCVDTRISEAMQCKICMDRAINTVFNPCCHVIACAQCAARCSNCPNCRVKITSVVKIYLPPELRTSQTGSGATTTSSSSMGDGQVEEQMLQQQLDEISAAPASLEAGADAGVGVGGVAVGAGAGATGPGGQPKVTTAA; from the exons GTCTGTCGCGCGATGAACATCATCTGCGAGATGGAGTACTTCGGCCTGGAGCACTGGACGCCCAACCAGAAGGAGTCGCAGACGCGCCAGTGGATCAATCTGCGCAACCGGCTATCCGgcgacagcggcagcagtggcagcggcATCCAGCTGATGCTGGCGCTGCGGGTCAAGTTCTGGGTGCCGGTGCACTTCATCCTGCAGGAGAGCGTGCGCAATCTGTTCTACATGCAGGCCAGGCGGGATCTGCTCGAGGGCAGGCTCACTGCGCCGGACTGGAGTGGAGCGGCCAAGTTGGCGGCGCTGCTCTGCCAGGCGGATGGGCTGCGATTCAATGAGTCGTCTCTGAAGGCCGACTGCCCAATGCGGATGAGACGCGAGTtggcccagcagcagcagcagcaacaacagcaggcgcagcagcaTCGCCTGGAGCAGCAGCGCAAGGAGAAGGAGCACGTGCTGAGCTTCAAGAAGCGCCGCCTGTCCAAGCAGAAGTCCATGGAGCACATCGAGGTCTGCACTCTGCCAGCGGCAAGCACCACCAGCTGCAGTCTCCAGCCCTCGCCATCTGCATCCGCGTCTGCATCCGCCTCAGCATCCGCCTCCACATCCGCCTGCTCGCAAACCCACTCAaacagcagctccagcagccccagcaacagcagcagccagacGGGCCTGGACGAGCGACTGGCCAGCAATCCGCTGCGCGTCTACGAGGAGTACTTCATGCAGCCGGGTTGCGAGGGTGAACCGCCGGCGGACTATCTGCGCCAAATAGCCGTGGAGCACGGCAAGCTGGCCAAACTGCAGATGAGCCTCAAGACGGCCAAGTACTGGCTGCTCAAGTCCATCCAGGATCTCGAGGGCTACGGCGAGGAGCTCTTCAGCGGCGTGACCACCAACGAGAGTGCCACGCGCTGCGACATCGCGGTGGGCGCCCATGGCATCACCGTCTGCCGGGGGGGCGAGAAACAGAG CATCCCCTTTGGCGCCATCGCTGCGGCCAAGTCGCTGCGTCGCACTTTCAAGTTGGAGTACGTTGATGACCACAACGATCGCAAGGAGCTGGAGATCAAGTTGCCCAAGCAGCCGATCGCCGCGGGCCTGTACCGCTCCATCACGGAGCGCCACGCCTTCTACGTGTGCGACAAGGTGCGCGGAGTGGTGACCAATCAGTTCACCCGGGATCTCAAGGGCACCATCGCCTCCATGTTCATGGAGAACACGGAGCTGGGCAAGCGCTACGTCTTCGACATCCAGCACACGTGCCGCGAGGTGCACGACCAGGCGAGGAGGACCCTCCACGAGCGGGGCGGCGATCTGGTGGCGGAGGGAGCCGAGGGATGCTCTGCTGTCGCTGGGGGATTGGGCGCCTCTGCCGGCGGCGAGCCGGGCGTCAGCCCATGGGCCATGGCCCTGACGACTGGTGCCGGCGGCTCCATGGCCGGCAAGATAGATTTGGCCTTACGCGAGAAGGAGGCGCGTGAGGCGGCGATTGAGCGTTGCGTGGACACGCGCATCTCGGAGGCCATGCAGTGCAAGATCTGCATGGACCGCGCCATCAACACAGTGTTCAATCCGTGCTGTCACGTCATCGCCTGCGCCCAGTGCGCTGCAAG ATGCAGCAACTGTCCCAACTGTCGGGTGAAGATAACCAGCGTGGTCAAAATCTATCTGCCGCCGGAGCTGCGCACCAGCCAAACCGGCAGCGGCGCCacaaccaccagcagcagcagcatgggCGACGGCCAGGTGGAGGAGCAGAtgctccagcagcagctggacgAGATCTCGGCGGCACCCGC